In Prescottella soli, a genomic segment contains:
- a CDS encoding 3-oxo-5-alpha-steroid 4-dehydrogenase — protein sequence MHWYTGNTVYDTVLTCAFAFAAFVIVGGFFAQSSYGRFSSTNLGFNLNPKLGWWLMEIPATVVFAVFYLTGPNRFEPTSMVLAAVWLLHYANRGWFFPLSIRQVPGKRSTFNVSVIGMGMLVTCMHGYLNGAFFSHDYMHQYGTEWLTDPRFLVGLVIYLSGFALLVSSESIVRNLRDKNNPGATEYRIPMGGGFRFVSSPAYLGELIAWAGFALLTWSLAGVVIFLITAGNLIPRALATHKWYQEKFDEYPTDRKALIPGVV from the coding sequence ATGCACTGGTATACCGGTAACACCGTCTATGACACCGTCCTGACCTGCGCGTTCGCCTTCGCGGCGTTCGTGATCGTCGGGGGGTTCTTTGCGCAGAGCTCGTACGGCCGCTTCTCGTCGACGAATCTCGGCTTCAACCTGAACCCGAAGCTCGGGTGGTGGCTGATGGAGATTCCCGCGACCGTCGTGTTCGCAGTCTTCTACCTCACCGGCCCCAACCGGTTCGAGCCCACGTCGATGGTGCTGGCGGCGGTGTGGCTGCTGCACTACGCAAACCGTGGCTGGTTCTTCCCGCTGTCGATCCGGCAGGTCCCGGGCAAGCGCAGCACGTTCAACGTCTCCGTCATCGGTATGGGCATGCTGGTGACGTGCATGCACGGCTACCTCAACGGCGCCTTCTTCAGCCACGACTACATGCACCAGTACGGCACCGAGTGGCTCACCGATCCGCGGTTCCTGGTCGGTTTGGTGATCTACCTGAGCGGCTTCGCGCTGCTGGTGAGCTCCGAGTCGATCGTCCGCAACCTGCGCGACAAGAACAACCCCGGAGCCACCGAGTACCGCATCCCGATGGGTGGCGGCTTCCGATTCGTCTCCAGCCCTGCGTATCTCGGCGAGCTGATCGCCTGGGCCGGCTTCGCGTTGCTGACTTGGTCGCTGGCCGGCGTGGTCATCTTCCTCATCACCGCCGGTAACCTCATCCCCCGGGCGCTGGCGACGCACAAGTGGTATCAGGAGAAGTTCGACGAGTACCCGACCGACCGGAAGGCACTGATTCCGGGCGTGGTCTGA